CGGTTGCCTCGGCTACACCTCGCCGAACGGCGGCATCGTGGATAAAAACAACTGGTGCCATCTCCCACAGCATAAAACGGCGCCCGCTCGCCTGTAATCCCTCCCGCCGGGTGCCTCGTGCACCCGGTAATTTCACCCAATACATTCTCTTCATCAATTATTCCGGTGTGTGCATAAGGTATACTTGCGCACTTCCCCTCTAACCGGAGATTTCCATGACCCTGCGCGTGGCGTTTATCGACGATCATGACATTGTGCGCTCGGGCTTTGTGCAGCTGCTGTCGCTGGAGGCCGATATTCAGGTAGTGGGCGAGTTCAGCAGCGCGGCGCAGGCGCGCGCCGGCCTGCCGGGGCTGGAGGCGGAAATCTGCATCTGCGACATTTCGATGCCGGACGGCAGCGGGCTGGATCTGCTGGCGGACATTCCCTCCGGCATCCGCGTGGTGATGCTGTCGATGCACGACAACCCGGCGCTGGTGGAAATGGCGCTGGAACGCGGCGCCAGCGGCTTCCTCTCCAAGCGCTGCAAGCCGGAAGATCTGATCACCGCAGTGCGCACCGTCGCCGGCGGCGGCGTCTACCTGATGCCGGAAATCGCGCAGCAGCTGGCGCGGGTGAAGGTGGATCCGCTGACCCGCCGCGAGCGCGAAATCGCGCTATTGCTGGCGCAGGGCCAGGAGGTGCGCGAGATCGCCACCGCCTTGGGGCTGTCGCCGAAGACGGTGCACGTGCATCGCGCCAACCTGTTCGCCAAGCTGGGCATCAACAATAACGTTGAGCTGGCCAGACGGATGTTGAACCTGTGACACAGCGTCTGATCACCCAGCTGGCGCTGTTTTTCATCTATGCCGCCAGCGCGTTTTGCCTGTGGGGCATCGGCACCGCGCTGATCGATCCACCCTGGCAAGCGCTGTTGCTGTTCCCATTCGGCCTGCGCATGGGCATTTTGCTGCAGAGCCCGTACCGTTTCTGGCCGGGGATCCTGCTGGCCGATCTGTTGCTGATGGCGCTGCTGGCGGACCAGTTCGGCTACGGCCCGGCGCTGTGGGCATCGGTGGCGGTGCTGGTGTTGACGGTGCTGCTCAGCCTGCTGGCCTCGCCGTGGCTGTTGCGCCATCAACAGAGCGACAGCGAATGGCGCTGGCCGCTGTTGCAGGGCGCGGTGGTGGCTGCCGCCGCCTTGCTGCAGGCGCTGGTGTGGCAGCTGGTGAGCGGCGAAGGCGCCCGCGCGCTGCTGCTCGGCCTGACCGGCGGTTTCACCATCGCGCCGACCTGCCTGCTGTTGTGGCATTATCTGGCGCGCCAAATCTGGGTGCCGCTGGAGCCGGGGCTGATCCACAAGCCGGTGGAACTGCGCCTGGGCCACCTGGCCAGCTATCTGCTGCTGTTTGCATTCAGCATCTGGCTGCAGCAGCAGGTGAACGCCGCCGAGCTGCGCCGTTTCGCACCGTTCTGCCTGGCCATTCCCATCGTGTTCATGTCTTACCGCTATGGCTGGCAGGGCGCGCTGTTGGCGACGCTGCTCAACGGCGTGGCGCTGATGGTCAACGAGCCGCCGCAGCCCGAGTCGCACCGCGATCTGCTGCTCTCGCTGCTGGCTCAAAGCCTGACCGGGCTGCTGTTGGGGGCCGGCATTCAGCGCCAGCGCGAGCTGAATCAGCAGCTGCGGCTGCGGCTGGCGGAGAACCGCCAGCTGGCGCGGGCGCTGGTGACGGCGGAGGAGCAAACCCGGCGCGAGGTGGCGCGCGAGCTGCACGATGAGGTGGGGCAGACCATCACCGTTATTCGCACCCAGGCCAGCATCGTCAAACGCCTGGCGCCGGAGCCGGCGGTGATCGGCTGCGCCGACGCCATCGATGCGTTGGCGCTGCGGGTCTACGACGGGGTGCACGATGTGCTGACCCAGCTGTGGCCGGCGGCGCTGAACAACCTGCCGCTGTCGGCGGCGGTGGCGGCGATGCTGCGGGAGTCGCTGCCGCAGGACGCGTCGCTGGTGAGCAGCCTGCAATGGCAGGTGCCGGACGAGCTGCTGGATGAAACGCTGAAAATCACGCTTTACCGAGTGTGCCAGGAAGGGGTGACCAATGTGTGCCGCCACGCCGGCGCCAGCCGCCTGGAGCTGGACGCGCGCCTGCAGCCGCGCAAAGGCGCCGCGCCGCTGATCGCCCTGACCATCCGCGACAACGGCGTGGGCTTCGATGCAGACAAGCATCAGCCAGGATACGGCCTGCGCGGCATGCAGGAGCGCATCAGCGCCCTCGGCGGCAGCCTGCGGTTCACCGCTGAACGGGGCGCCTGTTTGAGTGTGATCTTGCCCACAGTTTCACCGACGCAAGCGCAAAACTAGGAAAAACTCCTAGCTGCGTCGGGAATCCGGCGTAAGCCTCCCGCGCGCGCGAGGAGCATCATAGCGGCACTTTATTCAATCCTCTGAGGTTCCACATGTGGTCTTTCCTTAAAAGCCGCTCGGACGCGCCGCAGGTCACCGATCAGCGGCAGATCGACGCCAGCTACAAATACTGGCGCATCCAGCTGATGTGCACCATGTACATCGGCTACGCCGCGTTTTACTTCACGCGCAAAAGCTTCAACTTCATCATGCCGGCGATGCTGAGCGATCTGGGCCTGACGATGTCCGACGTCGGCATCCTCGGTACGCTGTTCTACATCACCTACGGCTGCTCGAAATTCATTTCCGGCATGATCAGCGATCGCTCCAACCCGCGTTACTTTATGGGGCTGGGCCTGATCATGACCGGGGTGCTGAATATCTTCTTCGGCCTCAGTTCGTCGCTGCTGATGCTGGGTACGCTGTGGATCCTCAACGCCTTCTTCCAGGGCTGGGGCTGGCCGCCGTGCTCCAAAATCCTCACCAGCTGGTATTCGCGCTCCGAGCGCGGCAGCTGGTGGGCGATCTGGAACACCTCGCACAACGTCGGCGGCGCGCTGATCCCGCTGCTGGTGGGCTTTATCTCGCTGCACTTCAGCTGGCGTTACGGCATGATCATTCCCGGCATCATCGGCGTGGTGTTGGGGCTGCTGATGTGCTGGCGCCTGCGCGACAAGCCATCCACTCTGGGGCTGCCGAGCGTCGGCAAATGGCGCAACGACGCCATGGAGCTGGTGCAGGAATCGGAAGGCCAGGGGCTGAGCAACCGCGAGATCATCAAACGCTATGTGCTGACCAACAAGTACATCTGGCTGCTGGCGGTCTCCTACGTGCTGGTGTACATCGTGCGCACCGCGATCAACGACTGGGGCAACCTCTACCTGACGCAGGAAAAGGGCTATTCGCTGATGACCGCCAACTCGGCCATCTCGCTGTTTGAGGTGGGCGGCTTTATCGGTTCGCTGGTGGCCGGTTGGGGCTCCGACAAACTGTTCCGCGGCAACCGCGGCCCGATGAACCTGATCTTCGCCATCGGTATCTTCCTGTCGGTGGCGGCGCTGTGGCTGATGCCGGGCGTGACCTACCTGCTGCAGGCCTGCTGCTTCTTCGCCATCGGCTTTTTCATCTTCGGCCCGCAGATGCTGATCGGCATGGCGGCGGCGGAGTGCTCGCACAAGGATGCGGCGGGCGCGGCGACCGGTTTCGTCGGCCTGTTCGCCTACCTGGGCGCGGCGCTGTCCGGCTACCCGATTGCACGGGTGATGGAGATCTGGCATTGGAACGGCTTCTTCGTGGTGATTTCCATCGCCGCCTGCCTGTCGGCGCTGTTCCTGCTGCCGTTCCTGCGTGCGCAGACGCCGGCGCTGAAAACTGCCAACGCCTGAGTAAAATGCGCTGCGCAACCCCCGGCGCAGCGTATTCTGGCGCTTTTATCACCACTTGAAATGCAGGGGCAAAAAAGTGATTGACGCCTATAACCGCCAGCAGTAAGATGCGCCCCGCATCGGCGAGTAGCGCAGCTTGGTAGCGCAACTGGTTTGGGACCAGTGGGTCGGAGGTTCGAATCCTCTCTCGCCGACCACATTCGAAAAACCTGCTTTTAAAGCAGGTTTTTTTTCGCCCGTCGTTTATGAGGATGAGTACCTCCGCAGGAGGTTCGAGCCTCGCGGAGCGAGACAACGTTGCTTTAGCAACGGCCCGTAGGGCGCGCATCAGAGATGCGCGTAATCCTCTCTCGCCGACCACATTCGAAAAACCTGCTTTTAAAGCAGGTTTTTTTTCGCCCGTCGTTTATGAGAATGAGTGCCTCCTCCGACAATTGTCAGCTTCGCTTTATAGCGTGCGTCAATCCGCCGTCCTTGTGAAATATATTTATCCTTTATGCTTAATTAATTCACATTCCTTATTCCCATTAGGCTGTTTTTCTCATATTTAAATAAATTCATGCTTGCCAAATAAAACCCGGTTGATAGCGCTCTTGTTTTCACGTTTTTTTTACCTATAGTCTGAATGGACAACGCGGGGACTCTTATTCCCGCCGCGTGGGAAATACCGTGATTATTTATTAACGTTAATCTTCGTGGATTATTGCGGGATCATTTTGCTCCGGCAATGCGCAACGACGATTAACTCTTTTATGTTTATCCTCTCGGAATAAAGGAATCAGTTATGCGCAAATTTAATAAACCGCTGTTGGCGCTGTTGATCGGCAGCACGCTGTGTTCCGCTGCGCAGGCCGCCGCGCCGGGCAAGCCGACCATCGCCTGGGGCAACACCAAGTTCGCTATCGTCGAAGTCGATCAAGCGGCCACCGCTTATAATAATCTGGTGAAGGTAAAAAATGCCGCCGACGTTTCGGTTTCCTGGAATTTATGGAATGGCGATGCGGGCACGACGGCAAAAATTTTATTAAATGGCAAAGAGGCGTGGAGCGGCCCTTCAACCGGTTCTTCCGGTACGGCGAATTTTAAAGTGAATAAAGGCGGCCGTTATCAAATGCAGGTGGCGCTGTGCAATGCCGACGGCTGCACCGCCAGCGACGCCACCGAAATTGTGGTGGCCGACACCGACGGCAGCCATTTGGCGCCGTTGAAAGAGCCGCTGCTGGAAAAGAACAAACCTTATAAACAAAACTC
The sequence above is drawn from the Serratia sp. FDAARGOS_506 genome and encodes:
- a CDS encoding MFS transporter; amino-acid sequence: MWSFLKSRSDAPQVTDQRQIDASYKYWRIQLMCTMYIGYAAFYFTRKSFNFIMPAMLSDLGLTMSDVGILGTLFYITYGCSKFISGMISDRSNPRYFMGLGLIMTGVLNIFFGLSSSLLMLGTLWILNAFFQGWGWPPCSKILTSWYSRSERGSWWAIWNTSHNVGGALIPLLVGFISLHFSWRYGMIIPGIIGVVLGLLMCWRLRDKPSTLGLPSVGKWRNDAMELVQESEGQGLSNREIIKRYVLTNKYIWLLAVSYVLVYIVRTAINDWGNLYLTQEKGYSLMTANSAISLFEVGGFIGSLVAGWGSDKLFRGNRGPMNLIFAIGIFLSVAALWLMPGVTYLLQACCFFAIGFFIFGPQMLIGMAAAECSHKDAAGAATGFVGLFAYLGAALSGYPIARVMEIWHWNGFFVVISIAACLSALFLLPFLRAQTPALKTANA
- the uhpA gene encoding transcriptional regulator UhpA: MTLRVAFIDDHDIVRSGFVQLLSLEADIQVVGEFSSAAQARAGLPGLEAEICICDISMPDGSGLDLLADIPSGIRVVMLSMHDNPALVEMALERGASGFLSKRCKPEDLITAVRTVAGGGVYLMPEIAQQLARVKVDPLTRREREIALLLAQGQEVREIATALGLSPKTVHVHRANLFAKLGINNNVELARRMLNL
- the uhpB gene encoding signal transduction histidine-protein kinase/phosphatase UhpB, with amino-acid sequence MTQRLITQLALFFIYAASAFCLWGIGTALIDPPWQALLLFPFGLRMGILLQSPYRFWPGILLADLLLMALLADQFGYGPALWASVAVLVLTVLLSLLASPWLLRHQQSDSEWRWPLLQGAVVAAAALLQALVWQLVSGEGARALLLGLTGGFTIAPTCLLLWHYLARQIWVPLEPGLIHKPVELRLGHLASYLLLFAFSIWLQQQVNAAELRRFAPFCLAIPIVFMSYRYGWQGALLATLLNGVALMVNEPPQPESHRDLLLSLLAQSLTGLLLGAGIQRQRELNQQLRLRLAENRQLARALVTAEEQTRREVARELHDEVGQTITVIRTQASIVKRLAPEPAVIGCADAIDALALRVYDGVHDVLTQLWPAALNNLPLSAAVAAMLRESLPQDASLVSSLQWQVPDELLDETLKITLYRVCQEGVTNVCRHAGASRLELDARLQPRKGAAPLIALTIRDNGVGFDADKHQPGYGLRGMQERISALGGSLRFTAERGACLSVILPTVSPTQAQN